A stretch of DNA from Cannabis sativa cultivar Pink pepper isolate KNU-18-1 chromosome X, ASM2916894v1, whole genome shotgun sequence:
TAAGAAAAGCAAAGttatttcatttaaattttcttaaaaagaaGTTTTTGATGATGAGAAAGATGAAAAAATGGCCTTGTTAACaaggaattttcaaaaattcatgaaaaaggTTGGCaacaaaaagaatttttcaaaaatctcCCATAGGTAATACCTCGACTAAACCTTTTGTTTCTAATAAAGGTATTCAATGTAGAGAATGTGAAGGCTTTGGTCATATTCAGTCTGAGTATTCTCAtaccttgaaaaagaataaaaagggttttactgtaacaccctaactagcataggcctattacgtgatttttaaacgtactgtgcagctcgttgctaatcaacgaggtttatggaaatcgtgattaattaaaaaatttgctttttaattaaacttataaaatatttatacaaaaatactcgggatcccgattacaaaacattttacaaaagttcactgactatacaaaatacttgtcgcctagcgactaattacaaaacaagcactgttgtcccaaggatcgtacgctccaggcctaaccgccccgacatgtacaatcttcaccggctcgctctcacggttcttcagctttagccttgcccttacctacacataaacatagcactgtgagtcgacagactcagtaagaaaagcataaatcataaacatacataaatcccgggtgaTGAtaagacgcccatacccctgaccataaccctaactgccgtgtcccacatgATACTAAGTCCCGAACATTCacaagacggtactattgacaagtaacagcctatactcgacacactggtcatactccagctgctagtcatactctagcctgtaccgatgtgttacagtatcagcctatactcggcacactggtcatactccagttgctagtcatactctagcctgtgccgatgtgatacgtcaaatagtacagaaccaccaaccctagtatcagcctatactcggtacactggtcatactccagctgctagtcctactctagcctgtaccgatgtgatacagtgtcagcctatactctgtacactggtcatactccagctgctagtcatactctagcctgtaccgatgtgacacagtcagatggttcgaagccaacatacatatataatgtaatctaacaggcttcctacatgcacgctaaacatgtaatacatatgcatactgttatactaatcttacctggatttcgaattcaggtgtgccggtcaacctgactggaacgaactgcgcgacggtttacaggctcctaaaccataacaatcacaacactaataagtgatacgctaaatcacttcccggggacttaaactagaaactaaaagtttccctatcgataaaaagcatggcaatatcccaaataacataaaaacgaaaAAATCTAGGGTTtttgaaaatcacccaaccggcagaccggttgcccaaccggaatttcggttctgggaatttcagaaccccatccggaattctggatgcacaaccggaattccggttcctcgcaggaaatcttcaaaaattcataattcaatcaattcaaacccaacttaaaccaaaccttccagacctgttctaaataccccaaagaacaaaaccaaagcatcaaaacagtccagaacacacagataccaaaaatgccattaaagctccaaactttgagttcaaaactcaaacttggttaaacaaaACTATCATGCATCAAACCTTGATTAAAATTACACATTCATGCATAATAAAGCTGTAGAAAACAATCTCTAACTCATGCAACAAACACAGAcaccaatttcgaaatttctcttgaaaacttaagcttttgaatagaaaatccataactttaaacaacaccactaaTCATGCATTACCAGCAGCTCAATTCAACTCAAATAATCAAGAATAAACTTCAGAAATTAACCACAACATACAGCAATAAGAACACTCCAAaatcaagcatgcaattcactaactttttcttaaaaCACAAGAAAGAACCAAGAAAAGCTACAAGGAGAAATACCTAAAGTTTAAGCACCTTAAAACCAAGATGATTCTTGCTGGAAATGCAGAAGAAACACACCAATTCCAGCTGCTCAAGAagtggccgaaagagagaggaagagagaaaagcaatttccaatttttttctaattttcttactTTGAACCAAATGAGGATAAATGCAAAATAAaccttttatttcagccaacataacaatcaaataatattttatttccaatttctaagtccactaaaggacaaaacataaatggggcaaaatgaccattttgcctcttcacactaaaataacataaagagcactaaagggggtattttgggaaattctaaattcccggccaattccgacattcccaatgtctaataaatcgtcccaataaactaacatactaagttgtgattttactgagccaaacaccgagttccatgttaccgggcaccagaaatgcaaaattatgaaaatcactaaatgacataaaatgcatctcagaattcaataataacagcataaaattatttaaatatctataaataattttccataattaaacataattaactgctaatttctaaattaaactaagcggtctttacatttaCTATTACTTAGAGTAATGTTGATTCTAAAAGTAGTGAAGAGGACAAGAACAATGTTGCTTTAACCTATGTTTGTCAAGCAATTTTCAGGTAAAGAAAAGATTTGTGTTTGAATAATACTTTGACTgatgaaaatgaaaaagaagtTGACTTAGATTCTAACTAGTCAGAACTTAATAAGAAATCATTGGTAGAATCATATAAGGTAATGTATGGTAAGTGGTtacaagtttattcaaaaaaaatatttttgtagtaAAAGTTAATAACGAATTGTCTCACAACATCAAGGAagttgaattgaaaaataaacGTTGTGAATTTGATTTGTATTCTTAAAAATCTGAGATTAACTATTTGACAAaagaactttaaaattttaaaagaaatgtTATTATGTAGAATTCAAGCTCATCGATTTTTGAAGAGGTTCAAAATACAGATCAAGGAAGCATGATGGATTGAGATTTGTTGAATCTCAATCGAAAATGAGCACTCAATTtgttaaatatgaaaaatatctTCTAGTTTTTTCCTTATCTAACATCGCAAGGATCTTGCTCTACATCTGGACCTTATGTTCCTAGAAAAAGGAAACAGTTAGGTAAAAGTGACAATTTTCATGGGAAAAGAAAAGATTCATTTCTGCATCACTTTTGTGAGATAATAGGTCACATTCGACATTAGTGTTTCAttcttcaaaaaatattttattctaacTACTTTGAAACTTTTAAAATGATTTAAAATagacatatttttcaaaaatataaacgGGTTATCAAAAATGAAATCTTGTTGATtatattatgaaatattagtattatgtaatattataatttagagaaagaaaatagagaagagatgagaattttttgagtgttttattccaataggtgatctcctatttatacacatacaagagtcaaatattaagaaactaagagaaagggaaactaagaaaaaaggaatgttgattacattaatggtaataaataagagatttggacatccacataatttataatatttataacactcccccttgaatgtccataataactgcctcattaaaaacctcgccgagaaaacccagtgggacaaaactcggtcaaggaaaaaagagtgcagTATGAAATTAATCCCCCTCATTTTGGAATTCATGGAGATCCTTTAATCGACGCATTCCAATCTTGTGAACCATCTTCTCaaaagttgatgttggtaatgactTCGTGAATAAGTCTGCAAGATTATCGCTTGATCGAATTTGTTGAACATCGATATCACCATTTTCTTGAAGATTGTGTGTAAAGAAGAATTTTGGTGAAATATGTTTAGTTCTGTCTCCTTTAATGTACCCTCCTTTAAGTTGATCAATGCAAGCagcattatcttcatagagaattgTTGGTACTTCTTTATTAGATGTTAATCCACATGTTCCTCGAATATGTTGTGTCATTGATCTTAACCAAACACATTCTCGACTTGCCTCGTGAATTGCAAGTATCTCAGCATGATTTGAGGAAGTAGCCACCAGAGTTTGCTTTGTTGACCActagtgtaacgccctaaataattaggcacgctacccaaaatttacttatgaaaccctaatcccctaatcgggattactaattaaaatagcgcagaatttaaacttttatattaaacagactgaaaataaacttgtaatatatttaaacttttcaaaatagttgggatcccaaaaatatttacaaacttattacaagttctttcttactagccgacctaagcggcaaaacggaatacaaaagtcaacactgttagacccataacccgcttggtctaaaGTGGCGTGAACAGGTACATTCTTCGTCCTGCTCCtaaaactcatggctgatcagctaatgccttaccctttcctgcacagtagagcacccgtgagccaagcccagcaagacagaataaatcacaataaatataatatgctcatttacatatgtctgtatagcacagacctaatcactatatcaacatgcccatttatgtctacatggcgtagacctatgtgttgcgcccacacatctaattaaatctacgtgacgtagaaccacgtgttgctctcacacgtttaaatacattaaggccttagaaatggttcatctcggttatgtgtaccgagtccaacctaattatgccttgagcgcataatccataaatttcatttcaattaatatggcatggcatttatacacatatttcactagggtaataaccctaggctaacaaaccgttcctatcaaggtaataaccctaatcccggttaccataactcacatatatcatattcaacctaagcgccactgcgcatactctacgtgcaaactactatCTTACCTGTTGTTCAGCAATAGAaggagattccgaatccccgggtgctcctgatcaggtgccggtaatcctagtcacacaaccccggatttcacaaatagggttaatccctaatttcactttcacaaaatataaagttggcattcaaaatacaaataatcataaagagctcggaacgagctttccaaggatataaagaacgtccaaaacggagtcccgagtcaaaagttatggccaaaacaaaatcggAAAAAAAGATGGCTCACTGCCAGGTTTTATGGCCGCGGCGACAATAGatctggccgcggccactgggttcgaaaaacccagaaaaccagatTTTAAGGTCTAAACATGCCCACTTTACCATATATTCGAACCTTAATCAATccatacccaaaattaacttcTTACAGATAAGAATCCACACCACAAAGAGTTAAAACAACAATTCCAACAACTCTCAAAATTCATATTGCCTAAAAATCACATAAACTCAAAGTTCAAGCTCCACAAGTTAGAATTCACAAGCTAACTCCAACCATAAATCACAGCAATCACATAGCATAAATAGTTggaattaaaacataaaaaatacctTAGGTTTCATCCAAAGTTCATTCACACATAAACGCACACAATAATCCACAAGATTTACTTATAAACATGCTTCAACTCACACAAGAACACTAACATGCAACATCACAATATCATCCACTTATTCCATGCTTTTCCAACATAAATTcagcaaaaataaaagaaattaaggTTGTAAAACCTACCTCAAAATCACACCAAAAGCAAGAACAAAGATTTCCCCAAAACTAAGCTTCAATCCAAGCTTATTTCTCACCAAATAAAGTTGAAAAATCAAGAGagtaagagagggagagagagtcgGGTAAGGAGGAAGCAAATAGCcagaattttctaattcaatatCTCAAAAATTCATTTCCTTAGTAATATCCCAAATGCCACAAAAGACAATAATGCCCCTAGGGCCAAAAATCA
This window harbors:
- the LOC133032119 gene encoding uncharacterized protein LOC133032119, translated to MTQHIRGTCGLTSNKEVPTILYEDNAACIDQLKGGYIKGDRTKHISPKFFFTHNLQENGDIDVQQIRSSDNLADLFTKSLPTSTFEKMVHKIGMRRLKDLHEFQNEGD